A single window of Xylocopilactobacillus apicola DNA harbors:
- a CDS encoding pectate lyase-like adhesive domain-containing protein has product MNYMIIKKQNLRLMLLKIVILFSIIIIPSLKVKAVGNINPNLVDLSPASTNKGDIYAPFYGKEILPNVFSSATDDPRTQYDTPDPDDPANIAKFRVKTQPETDAQIKQRLTDGDVYGQIQRYKLEGETAYVSTPDELLNALWGRKGAYKSSDAYPIFAGDGSGAVAQVNITHIVLTKDIVFTYGTTVNGYQSFTNLVGMTGNYVPNRNIVIDGIDPRDPTSTKHTLDFNGSYNAARIDLNSNYFKSKFVFNNIILQGTDYFGPGSAVGNTVDKTVVYRNIQYHGSQLAASYYTDIIFTGYNDIKPSISYQTLQPVSSGATNSNGLIYDNAQPGKMTYAYGHLPTNAPAGSTETYYCQQIMESYNVTFAYNTKFDGFTPTDGAFVVGYYLHDGKPCNVNVMDYSEVNVSSTNQGSVIEYSYSATIQLWSGELEVHPHAVLNVNAYEFKNTSSGGDTNSNNITHNPNYTRDLINLTPQGGFNPNIKVDDYATLNGTQSGPIASAGLSSGSVGLGAGAALTVGKWGKFNIKSTNADMSTRPVLFMDNSAKVSVAQPGTFDLQGDGIYTGARSLIQLGSNATFEFNRARMVNIQYNGTQANTNLISMNPGQMHVQNMDVYAWNRGHASSGVNPDPFDNTDGKDYLWQSIFNFVADYNSAGFLNIDSTASSLFPIDIADMRTNYNTNKFQRVMFHYIPTVYFKDFTSQPVDGPVSDPNSYQITGKVVTDNINDPNGDYIPLEGAYVRLSGHVKNTDAASEVGLVDLDQPFSNTVEPDSMWSDLSSSGIDIKSKFSAMTAVDGSFTVTLPKVSGVQKTFMASDLNDLTNTRPDENGRIQAFAFKAGNYNVTNLAVLDRTEPIAKEAPMRYTVVDQPVLDPKGFVDTSQDLVTGLTHLSDLHPDINSNAFTKLNDYTFTFAAQNLASDNAFWQTPGVKDVYVNVKDPSGNTTVVKGQVTISASPVFIEIKNPNAINKIPSGSDNWTDIQWQNWVKTANPNGARALRINSDGTTTDISDQMTNNASAFGQKVNNIKYSIATGATPPAETTVSKDATIELRSDSLKFEMPHDSSNNPTALNFGRYGSYNTGYLNSKDTQNYLVKVLDDRVDQSPQWSVSVQASKFQETNPGNAIIPTDLIDLGLLDQSSNIFTDLVETSNTISQGTGNHDFDILTGNGLINSDQKLVISRLRPDSRVNGRSYGAKLTWTLVGATP; this is encoded by the coding sequence ATGAACTATATGATTATCAAAAAACAGAACTTAAGATTAATGCTTTTAAAAATTGTGATATTGTTTTCAATAATAATTATCCCAAGTTTAAAAGTGAAAGCGGTTGGGAATATTAATCCAAATTTGGTTGACTTATCACCCGCTAGTACTAATAAAGGTGATATTTATGCGCCTTTCTATGGTAAAGAGATTTTACCTAATGTTTTTAGTAGCGCAACCGATGACCCGAGAACTCAATATGATACACCAGATCCTGATGATCCAGCTAATATTGCAAAGTTTAGAGTCAAGACTCAACCAGAAACTGATGCTCAAATTAAGCAGCGTTTAACTGATGGCGATGTTTATGGTCAGATTCAAAGGTATAAATTAGAAGGTGAAACTGCGTATGTATCAACGCCAGATGAACTTTTAAATGCACTTTGGGGTCGAAAAGGAGCATACAAATCCAGTGATGCCTATCCAATATTTGCTGGAGATGGGTCTGGTGCAGTTGCGCAAGTCAATATTACTCATATTGTCCTAACTAAAGATATCGTTTTTACTTATGGAACCACAGTTAATGGCTATCAAAGCTTTACTAATTTAGTTGGTATGACAGGAAATTACGTTCCTAATCGTAATATTGTGATTGATGGAATTGATCCGAGAGATCCGACAAGTACTAAACACACTTTGGATTTTAACGGTTCTTATAACGCGGCTCGAATCGATCTAAACAGTAATTATTTTAAATCTAAGTTTGTTTTTAATAATATAATTTTGCAAGGGACAGATTATTTTGGCCCTGGTTCGGCGGTTGGGAATACAGTAGACAAAACTGTTGTTTATCGTAATATTCAATATCACGGTTCTCAATTAGCAGCTTCATATTATACAGATATAATTTTTACTGGATACAATGATATTAAGCCGTCTATCTCTTATCAAACTTTGCAACCAGTAAGCAGTGGTGCGACAAACAGTAATGGTCTAATTTATGACAATGCTCAGCCAGGCAAAATGACTTACGCTTACGGGCATCTACCAACAAATGCTCCTGCGGGTTCGACGGAGACATATTATTGCCAGCAAATTATGGAGAGCTACAACGTAACTTTTGCTTACAATACGAAGTTTGACGGTTTTACACCAACTGATGGTGCTTTCGTTGTGGGTTACTATCTTCACGATGGGAAACCTTGTAATGTTAATGTGATGGATTATTCTGAGGTAAATGTATCTTCAACAAACCAAGGATCAGTTATTGAATATTCCTATAGCGCAACGATTCAGTTATGGAGTGGAGAGTTAGAAGTTCATCCCCATGCGGTGTTAAATGTTAACGCTTATGAGTTTAAAAATACTTCTTCTGGTGGTGACACAAACTCAAACAATATCACACATAATCCGAATTACACTCGTGACTTGATTAATTTAACGCCCCAAGGGGGATTTAATCCGAATATAAAGGTTGACGACTATGCAACACTTAATGGAACTCAAAGTGGTCCAATTGCTTCAGCCGGTTTAAGCAGCGGATCAGTCGGTTTAGGTGCGGGAGCAGCTCTTACTGTGGGAAAATGGGGCAAGTTTAACATCAAATCGACTAATGCAGACATGAGCACACGACCGGTGTTGTTTATGGATAATAGCGCAAAAGTAAGCGTTGCTCAGCCTGGAACTTTTGATTTACAAGGTGATGGAATTTATACAGGCGCTCGCTCCTTGATTCAGCTTGGCAGTAATGCTACTTTTGAATTTAATCGGGCAAGGATGGTTAATATCCAATACAATGGAACTCAAGCAAATACCAATTTGATTTCAATGAATCCCGGCCAGATGCATGTTCAAAATATGGACGTTTATGCTTGGAATCGAGGACATGCATCATCTGGGGTGAATCCAGATCCTTTCGATAATACGGATGGAAAAGATTACTTATGGCAGTCAATTTTTAATTTTGTAGCCGACTATAATTCGGCAGGTTTTTTAAATATTGATTCGACGGCTTCCTCGCTTTTTCCAATCGACATTGCAGATATGCGGACCAACTATAATACGAATAAATTCCAAAGAGTAATGTTCCATTACATTCCGACTGTTTATTTTAAAGACTTTACTTCCCAACCAGTTGACGGACCAGTAAGCGATCCAAATTCTTACCAAATTACTGGTAAAGTAGTTACTGATAATATTAATGACCCTAATGGCGACTATATTCCATTGGAAGGAGCATACGTCCGGCTTAGCGGGCACGTCAAAAACACTGATGCAGCAAGTGAAGTAGGATTAGTTGATTTAGATCAACCTTTTTCTAATACCGTTGAGCCAGATTCAATGTGGAGTGATTTATCAAGTTCAGGTATTGATATAAAATCTAAGTTCTCGGCGATGACAGCTGTTGATGGATCATTTACGGTGACTTTACCAAAAGTTTCTGGTGTGCAAAAAACTTTTATGGCAAGCGATCTAAATGATTTGACAAATACCAGACCTGATGAAAATGGTCGAATTCAGGCTTTTGCCTTTAAGGCTGGGAATTACAATGTGACAAATTTAGCAGTGCTTGATCGAACTGAACCAATTGCTAAAGAGGCACCCATGCGTTATACCGTTGTTGATCAACCAGTGTTGGATCCTAAGGGATTTGTTGATACTTCCCAAGATTTAGTGACAGGGCTAACTCATTTGAGTGATTTACACCCAGACATTAACTCCAACGCTTTTACTAAGCTCAATGACTATACTTTTACGTTTGCTGCGCAAAATCTAGCTTCTGATAACGCTTTTTGGCAGACGCCAGGAGTTAAAGACGTTTATGTTAATGTTAAAGATCCATCTGGTAACACGACAGTCGTGAAGGGACAGGTCACAATTTCTGCATCGCCAGTTTTCATTGAAATAAAAAACCCAAATGCAATTAATAAAATTCCAAGCGGCTCTGACAATTGGACTGATATCCAGTGGCAGAATTGGGTTAAGACAGCAAATCCTAACGGAGCGCGAGCATTAAGAATTAATTCTGATGGCACGACTACTGATATTAGCGACCAAATGACTAATAATGCTAGTGCTTTTGGGCAAAAAGTTAATAATATTAAATACAGCATTGCAACGGGTGCAACGCCACCAGCTGAAACGACAGTTAGTAAAGATGCCACAATTGAGTTGAGAAGTGATTCTCTGAAATTTGAGATGCCACATGATTCTTCAAATAATCCGACTGCGCTTAATTTTGGTCGCTACGGCTCTTATAACACTGGATATTTAAACTCAAAAGATACCCAGAATTATTTAGTTAAAGTTCTTGATGATCGAGTTGATCAAAGTCCCCAGTGGTCAGTATCAGTTCAGGCTTCTAAATTTCAAGAGACTAATCCAGGGAATGCTATAATTCCAACCGATTTGATTGATTTAGGTTTGCTAGATCAGTCGAGTAATATATTTACAGATTTGGTAGAAACTTCGAATACAATTAGTCAGGGAACGGGCAACCATGATTTTGACATTTTAACGGGTAATGGACTTATTAACTCAGATCAAAAATTGGTAATCTCTCGTCTTCGACCGGATAGCCGAGTTAACGGGCGTTCGTACGGTGCGAAACTAACCTGGACTTTAGTTGGAGCTACACCTTAA
- a CDS encoding ABC transporter ATP-binding protein, giving the protein MSKPILTLKNVSTVVNQGTSHELTILNQINLEINEGDFITIVGTNGAGKSTLFNVISGLIPVSSGQVLHQGKDITKLSEEAHPEFLSRVFQDPKMGTAPRMTVAENLLLALKRGENRFLKPRNLKSHLQEFHTLAKTMNNGLEDRLNTATGSLSGGQRQALSFLMAVIKRPDVILLDEHTAALDPHTSASLMAATDQHIVEDHLTALMITHQLEDAIKYGNRLLVLKEGKIEADFAGEKKKNLTTEELYEYLERA; this is encoded by the coding sequence ATGAGTAAGCCGATTTTAACGTTAAAAAATGTCTCAACTGTAGTCAATCAAGGAACTTCTCACGAACTGACAATTCTAAATCAGATTAATCTTGAAATTAATGAAGGTGATTTCATTACGATTGTCGGCACTAACGGGGCTGGTAAGTCAACGCTCTTTAATGTTATCAGCGGCTTGATCCCAGTTAGCTCTGGTCAAGTACTTCACCAAGGCAAAGACATAACTAAGTTGTCCGAAGAAGCTCATCCCGAATTTCTTAGCCGTGTATTTCAGGATCCGAAAATGGGAACCGCACCCCGAATGACAGTTGCTGAAAATTTACTTTTGGCCTTAAAACGAGGAGAAAATCGCTTTTTAAAGCCGCGTAATCTCAAATCTCACTTGCAAGAATTTCATACCCTTGCTAAAACGATGAATAATGGCTTAGAAGATCGACTTAATACCGCAACGGGTTCGCTGTCAGGTGGTCAGCGTCAGGCGCTAAGTTTTCTGATGGCGGTAATTAAACGTCCGGATGTGATTTTACTTGATGAGCATACAGCCGCACTTGATCCTCATACTTCAGCTTCGTTAATGGCAGCCACTGATCAACACATTGTGGAAGATCATCTGACAGCCTTAATGATTACCCATCAATTAGAAGATGCGATTAAATACGGAAATCGCCTCCTGGTTTTGAAGGAAGGGAAGATTGAAGCAGATTTTGCCGGTGAAAAGAAAAAGAATCTTACGACAGAAGAACTATATGAATATTTAGAAAGAGCTTGA
- a CDS encoding ABC transporter permease, whose product MNLVVSAIGQGLLWALLGLGLYLTFRILNFADMTVEGTFPLGAATAVTAITHGVNPLLATMMACGVGVVAGLITGLLYTKGKIPSLLAGILVMTAAYSINLRIMGKSNISLLNQKTLFSSKFLSSLPQYFDSVLVGMVVIFIFTIVMIFVLNTDWGQAFIATGDNRQMAKSLGIKTDRMVIMGLMISNGIVGVCGALIAQSNGYADINMGIGTIVIALASIIIGEVLFGELTLPQRLVAVALGSIIYRLLLLVVLQLGFKADDLNLLSSIVLALCMLLPQLEKHLRVKNTIVKGVTRHE is encoded by the coding sequence ATGAATTTAGTAGTTTCTGCTATTGGACAAGGGCTTTTATGGGCATTATTAGGTCTCGGACTTTACTTAACATTTAGAATTTTAAATTTTGCTGATATGACGGTGGAAGGAACGTTTCCGCTTGGAGCAGCAACAGCTGTAACTGCAATTACTCACGGGGTTAATCCACTTTTGGCGACCATGATGGCTTGCGGAGTGGGCGTTGTTGCTGGTTTAATCACGGGTCTTTTATACACTAAAGGCAAGATTCCAAGCTTGCTGGCGGGGATCTTGGTGATGACTGCTGCATATTCGATCAATCTCAGGATTATGGGCAAATCCAATATCTCTCTTTTGAATCAAAAAACTCTTTTTAGCAGTAAATTTCTAAGCAGTTTACCGCAATATTTTGACAGTGTTTTGGTTGGAATGGTTGTCATCTTTATTTTTACAATCGTGATGATTTTCGTTCTGAATACTGACTGGGGGCAAGCTTTTATCGCAACTGGTGACAATCGTCAAATGGCTAAGTCGCTAGGAATTAAGACTGATCGAATGGTAATTATGGGACTGATGATCTCAAACGGAATTGTTGGGGTATGCGGCGCATTGATCGCTCAAAGCAACGGATACGCAGATATCAACATGGGAATTGGCACAATCGTAATTGCGCTGGCGTCGATTATTATTGGTGAAGTATTATTTGGCGAATTAACCTTGCCGCAGCGTTTAGTGGCAGTGGCGCTCGGGAGCATTATTTATCGCTTGCTGTTATTAGTTGTACTTCAGCTCGGATTTAAGGCTGACGATCTAAACTTACTATCATCAATCGTTTTAGCGCTTTGTATGCTGCTTCCACAGTTAGAAAAACATCTAAGAGTTAAAAATACAATTGTAAAAGGGGTAACACGTCATGAGTAA
- the trpX gene encoding tryptophan ABC transporter substrate-binding protein, giving the protein MKRMLAVISALVIFLGIAFFNESGENSKSQSMARVGVLTLMHHPALDQIQEGFTKGMKEEGYVNGKNVLIDYQNAQGDQSNLKTMAAKLVDEKSDVLFGITTPASQSLANLTKKIPVVMGAVTDPKSAGLVTNYEHPGSNITGVSNMSPIKDQLKLIKEFMPDLKTLGVIYTSSDSSATAEYKQIVKIAAEQKVPIKVYSISNSNDLNQVSQEMLQKVDAVMVPQDNVIAGAMQTLVKNADAVNKPIFPAVDTMVKQGGVAAYGINQFKLGLLGGHLTASILKGKNKPATTAIRYVKHGEAVLNLKQAQKLGLKVPTRFLQEATKEGKVFK; this is encoded by the coding sequence ATGAAAAGAATGTTAGCTGTAATTAGCGCTTTAGTTATTTTTTTAGGAATTGCTTTTTTTAACGAAAGCGGCGAGAATTCAAAATCTCAATCAATGGCGCGAGTCGGAGTTTTGACATTAATGCATCATCCGGCGTTAGATCAGATTCAAGAAGGATTCACTAAAGGAATGAAAGAAGAAGGCTACGTCAATGGGAAAAATGTTTTGATTGATTATCAAAATGCCCAAGGTGATCAAAGTAATTTAAAGACGATGGCTGCTAAGTTAGTTGATGAAAAATCGGATGTTTTGTTCGGGATTACCACTCCAGCTTCACAATCCTTAGCAAATTTAACTAAAAAGATTCCCGTTGTAATGGGGGCGGTAACTGATCCGAAATCAGCAGGTCTTGTGACGAATTATGAACACCCAGGTTCAAACATCACCGGCGTGTCCAACATGTCGCCGATTAAAGATCAGCTGAAATTGATCAAAGAATTCATGCCTGATTTGAAAACTTTAGGGGTAATTTACACATCTAGTGATAGTTCAGCGACGGCAGAATATAAGCAAATTGTTAAAATCGCGGCCGAACAAAAAGTACCAATCAAAGTTTATTCAATCTCTAATAGCAATGATTTGAACCAAGTCTCCCAAGAGATGCTACAAAAAGTTGATGCAGTGATGGTTCCTCAAGATAACGTTATCGCAGGAGCGATGCAGACGCTAGTAAAAAATGCAGATGCAGTGAATAAGCCGATTTTTCCAGCTGTTGACACAATGGTCAAGCAAGGCGGAGTGGCAGCTTATGGGATTAATCAATTTAAGTTAGGGTTACTTGGCGGACATCTCACAGCATCAATTTTGAAAGGCAAGAATAAACCGGCAACGACCGCAATTAGATACGTTAAGCACGGCGAAGCAGTTTTAAATTTGAAACAAGCACAAAAATTAGGCTTAAAAGTGCCAACACGCTTCTTACAGGAAGCAACTAAGGAAGGGAAGGTATTTAAATAA
- a CDS encoding tyrosine-protein phosphatase, translating to MELVNFRDLGGIPNKQGLKVKPKRVLRSGKLVDLDQLMKDQLVNDYQLKQVIDLRKRSEIEKEPDDQLPGVKNINLDILEMNKNRGLGFHAAADTNDPDVVTKEMEDMYQEIVLNPQAQKHFGEFLELLLENKTGSTLFHCYSGKDRTGIAAAIFLWLLDVDDEEVMKDYMQTNVDRKPENDRIIARMKKEGYEGKALEAVLVTANVEASYLKCAQDTIIKQYGDILNYAEQALNFDSSKIEKLQKLYLE from the coding sequence GTGGAATTAGTTAATTTTCGAGATTTAGGTGGAATTCCAAATAAACAAGGGCTAAAAGTAAAGCCAAAGCGCGTCTTACGTTCTGGTAAATTAGTTGATCTCGACCAGTTGATGAAAGATCAATTAGTCAACGACTACCAGTTAAAACAAGTAATTGATTTAAGAAAACGTTCTGAAATTGAAAAAGAACCCGACGACCAATTGCCGGGAGTTAAAAATATTAATCTTGATATTTTAGAAATGAATAAAAATAGGGGACTTGGGTTCCACGCTGCAGCTGATACAAATGATCCAGATGTTGTTACCAAAGAAATGGAAGATATGTATCAAGAGATCGTTCTAAATCCGCAAGCGCAAAAACACTTCGGAGAATTTTTAGAATTACTTTTGGAGAATAAAACGGGCTCTACTCTATTTCATTGTTACTCTGGTAAAGATCGGACAGGAATTGCTGCTGCAATATTTCTCTGGTTGCTTGACGTTGATGATGAAGAAGTGATGAAAGATTACATGCAGACAAACGTTGATCGCAAGCCTGAAAATGATCGAATTATCGCCCGGATGAAAAAAGAAGGATACGAGGGCAAGGCTTTAGAAGCCGTTCTTGTCACTGCTAACGTTGAAGCAAGTTATCTAAAATGTGCTCAAGACACGATAATTAAGCAATACGGGGATATTTTAAATTACGCAGAGCAAGCTTTGAATTTTGATTCCTCGAAGATTGAAAAACTGCAAAAACTTTATTTAGAGTAA